One genomic window of Sphingobacterium oryzagri includes the following:
- a CDS encoding 4a-hydroxytetrahydrobiopterin dehydratase: MRDHVSSVWKEIDNRLYQKFKFTDFSTAFAFMTQVALLAEAQQHHPLWKNVYNEVEIWLSTHDAGNKVTQKDRQLAESIDQIFLR; the protein is encoded by the coding sequence ATGAGAGACCATGTAAGCAGTGTATGGAAGGAGATAGACAACCGGCTCTACCAAAAATTTAAGTTTACCGATTTTTCTACGGCGTTCGCATTTATGACGCAAGTAGCCTTGTTGGCGGAGGCTCAACAACATCACCCGCTTTGGAAAAATGTATACAATGAAGTCGAGATTTGGCTCAGTACGCATGATGCCGGAAACAAAGTAACCCAAAAGGATAGACAGCTGGCTGAGTCGATTGATCAGATTTTTTTGCGGTGA